The Acidobacteriota bacterium genomic interval AGGCCAAGGAAGTCATCCACGAGCAGGTGGGGCGCTTCAATTGCTTCTTCGTCACGGAACGATGGCTGGGCGGTATGCTGACCAACTTCAACACCATCAAGCAGTCGATTAAAAAGCTAAAAGATATCGAGCGGATGCAGGAAGACGGCACGGTGGAGAAGTTCACCAAGAAGGAGCGCAACCGGTTTGAAAACCAGGCCGGCAAGCTCCGGAAGATACTCGGCGGTATCAAGGAGATGAACTATCTGCCCGGCCTGATGATTGTCGTCGACGCGCGAAAGGAGCAGATTGCCGTTGCTGAGGCCTCCAAGCTGGGCATTCCCATAATAGGCATCATCGACACCAACGCCGATCCCGATCCTATCGATTTTCCGATCGCGGCCAACGACGACGCTATCAAGTCGATCCGTGTGATTCTCAGGGACCTTGTTGACTCCGCTCTCGGAGCCGCAGGCGGTCTGGGTGAGGAGATGGTTCAGAAGGCCGTGGCGGGCGGCGGGACGGCACCGACGAACGCGCCCGCAGCCCCCAGGCGGCAGACGGACAACGAAGTGTAAGAAGGTCTTTGGAAGATGGAAATTACAGCAAAGATGGTCAAGGAGCTCCGCGACAAGACCGGGGCCGGCATGATGGACTGCAAGAAAGCGCTGGGCGAAGCTGAGGGCGACTCTGAGAAGGCGATTGCCGTCCTGCGCGAGAAGGGCATGGCCAGGGCCTCCACGAAACAGGGGCGGGCCACGAGCGAAGGCGTGATTGCGTCGTACATCCACCCCGGCGACAAGCTGGGTGTTATGGTGGAAATCAACTGCGAGACGGACTTTGTTGCCCGAACCGATCAGTTCAGACATTTTGCGCGCGATATCGCTATGCATATAGCAGCGGCTTCCCCTCTCTGCGTCAGGCGCGAAGACCTGGATCCTGAAACGGTGGAAAGAGAAAAAGAGATTTACCGTCACCAGGCCGAAGGTGAGGGCAAACCCGCCAAGGTGCTTGACAAGATTGTCTCCGGACGGCTGGACAAGTTCTACACCGAGGTCGTTCTGCTGGACCAGCCCTACGTAAAGGATAACGATAAGACGGTGGGCGGCCTGGTGCAGGAGACGGTGGGGTCGCTTGGCGAGAACATCGTGGTCAAACGATTCAGCCGTTTTCGGCTCGGCGAATAACATGGAATCCGACAGTAGCAGCGCCAAGTATAAACGAGTCCTGATAAAAATCTCCGGCGAAGCCCTCATGGGTCAGCGCCAGTTCGGGATTGATTCTCCGACTGTCGAAACCATTTGTCATCAAATCAAGGAAATCAGAGATCTCAAGATCGAAACCGGCGTCGTCGTCGGTGGCGGCAATATCTTTCGCGGCCTGAACGCCTCCGAGCGGGGCATGGATCGCGTCACCGCCGACAGCATGGGCATGCTTGCGACGGTCATGAATTCGCTGGCCATGATGGACACGCTGGAGAAAATGGGCATTTTCACCCGCGTGATGTCGGCGGTGCAGATGGAGTCTTTTGCCGAGCCGTACATACGTCGCCGCGCCATTCGTCACATGGAAAAGGGCAGGCTCGTCATTCTGGCGGCCGGCACCGGCAATCCGTATTTCTCGACCGACACCGCTGCCTCCCTGCGAGCCATGGAGGTTAGTGCCGATCTGATGATCAAGGCGACCAACGTCGACGGTGTCTATTCGGCTGACCCGAAAAAGGTCGAGGATGCCCGCTTCTTTCCCCGACTCACCTACATGGATCTGGTGTCCAAGGACCTGCGCGTCATGGATCTGACCGCCGTATCGCTTCTGAAAGACCACAGAATACCCGTACGGGTAGTCAACATAAACATTCCCAGTGTCCTTGCACGCGTTGTTAAGGGCGAGGACGTAGGGACACTCATCTGTTGAGAGTCACATCGGACGGATATGGCTGAGGAGGCTCGGCGATGCTGGAAAAGATCTACGAGGAAACGAGAACGCGGATGACGAAGACGGTCGAGGCCGTGGCACGGGAGCTGGGGACGGTGCGCACCGGCAAGGCTTCACCGCACCTGCTTGATTCGGTCAAGGTGGAAGCCTACGGATCGACCCTGCCGCTGATGCAGCTGGCGACCATCTCGGCCCCTGAACCCAGGTTGCTCGTGGTGCAGGCGTTTGATAAGTCGACGGTCGGCGAGATCGTCAAGGGTATTCAGAAGGCGGATCTCGGCCTCAATCCGGCCGCCGAGGGGAATGCGATCCGGCTGGTCGTCCCGGCCCTCAACGAAGAGCGACGCATGGAACTCGCAAAGCACTGCAAGCATATTGCCGAAGAGGGCCGTGTAGCCATCCGCAATATCCGCCGGGACATCAACGACCGGGTCAAGAATGCGCAGAAAGAAAAACAGATCTCTGAAGATCAGGCAGCGGACGGTCACGATGAGGTCCAGAAGCTCACCAACGACTTCATTGAACAGATCGATCAGCTTCTGACCAGAAAGGAAAAGGAAGTGATGGAGGTGTAGACCTCCGTTACCCTGAAAACCGACTGCGGCCCGGACCGGACGGTCCGGGCTTTTCTGTTTACGCGCCCTGGTCAGGTAGCCGTGGCGGCATCGGGAACCGGCGCCGCCGGATCGTTCAGCCGGGATAGCTGCCGTTCAAATACTGCTTCAGATACCGGTTTTCCGTCTTGATGTCATCCATCTGTGTCTTGGCCACGTCTCCAATCGATACCAGGCCCACGAGACGATCTCGTTCCACGATGGGGATGTGCCTGATCCGGTTGTTGGTCATGATGCCGGCGATATAGCCGATTTCGTCGTCCGGCACGCCGACAATCAAGTCGGTGGTCATCAGTTCCCCGACGCTGGCGCCCTGAAAGCTCCCCGGGTCCTTGTAAGCTCTTTTGAAAATATCCTTGTCACTGATGATGCCCCGCAGTCGGCCCGAATCGTCCACCACGGGCAAGCAGCCGACCCTGTTATTAAGGAGCAGTTCCATGGCCTGGCGGACAGAGGTCTCGGGCGGGGTCGTGACTACTTCACGCGTCTTGGTCCTGAGAATGTCCTTGACTTGCATGCAGTCCCTCGCTGGTTTGGGTGTTGTCCGTCCCGAGCGGAGAAGTCCGGTGGTCAAAAATCCCTTGAGTTAGCCCGGTCGGGTTTCTATTTTAGCTTTACGAGAATAACAGAACCGGTTTTCTCCTATATTATACGACTTCGGTTCCTTGTATGTCAATGAGAAGTTACAGGGTAACGACCTGCTTGCTCCTTCTGGTGTTTGCCACGGCGCTCACGCTTGCCCGGCCGGCCGTGGATACCGATCCGGTGATTCAGTATTACTGGGACAAGGTCCGTGACGTTTATGTCTCGCAGGATCCGGTTTCGGCCGGAATCCGCTATCGCCTGGTTGCTACCACGTATTTCAAGCATATCGACTCCAAGGGCCGTGTGGAGAAAATCGATTCAGCCACCGTGGAGTACTTCTGCCGGGAGGGGCAGGTCGATTCGCAGAAGACGGTAAGCGGTGATGACTCTCGATTTCGCAACCTTGACATTACGATCACCGATATTTTCGGGCTCGACTACCAGCCGTTTTCCTTTCCTAACGATACGGGCGGCGCAGTCCTGGCCATCGGGCTGGATACCGATTCCCTGAGCGCCAATCCCGATGGTCTGATCATGGTCGATCGCTACCGGTACGTTCCGGTTTGGCTGTACCTGTATTATCCGGAGAAACGGGGGTATCGACGTTTCAGCCGCTCCTTTCGATTTACCGAGGTTGACAGCTACGTATTCCCGGACTCGATTTGGGAAGTTGGCGCCAGGCAGGGTGTGTTCAGCCTGGAACACTACCGGTTGGAGACGGGAGTAACCACTATAGAGATCCTGCCCTGAGGCGCCCGGGATCAGCTTGCCCCATGCGGGGGCGGCCTTGCGGTCAATGGGGTTGCCAACGGGGTTGCCAACGGAGCGGTGAAATGGTACCTTTCACGCTATGGCTACGAAGTTGACAGAGACGGACAGGCTCGCCGCCGAAATAGGGTGTTACCCCGACCGCATCCCCGCCCACGTGGCGATAATAATGGACGGCAACGGCCGGTGGGCGGCTCTGCGCAACAAGCCGCGGACTTTCGGCCACGAAATGGGCGTCAGGGCGGTCAAGGAAGTTGTTCGTGCTTCCTCCCAGATCGGCGTCAAGTTCCTCACCCTGTATACTTTCTCCGTCGAGAACTGGAAACGACCCAAGGATGAAGTGGCGGCCCTGATGAAACTGCTCTGTCAGACGACGGTCAGTGAACTCCAGGAGTTGCTCGATAACGACGTCAAGCTCATCACGACTGGTCGCATCAACGGCCTGTCCCAGGACGAGCGCGACATAATCCAGGAGGCGGTCAGGGAAACCAGCCACAACGGCGGCCTCGTGCTCAACCTTGCGCTCAATTACGGCGGGCGTACTGAGATTCTCGATGCCGTGCGGGCCATTGCATACGGCGTCAAGGCCGGTGCGGTTGATCCCCAGACGATTGACGAAGGGCTCTTCTCCAGTTTTCTCTATACCGCCGAGTTGCCCGATCCGGACCTGCTTATTCGTACTTCGGGAGAACTCCGTATCTCCAATTTCCTTCTCTGGCAGACCAGCTATACGGAATTGCATATCATTGATACCCTGTGGCCTGACTTTGGCAGGAAAGAGCTGTTCGAGGCTATTCGCGACTACCAGAGGCGGGAGCGGCGCTTTGGTACCGTGACGGAGGACGGAACTGTACCCGGAGCCGGTTCATGAGCAGGAACCTCGCTGTTCGCATCAGCGTTGCCCTTATTGCCATACCCATCATTCTGTGGTTCGCCTACCGTGGCCAGTGGTGGCTCTTCGGTATGGTGGCGCTCCTGGCCGCCGTGGCGATACTTGAGTTCCTGATACGCGAGGGGCAGAAACCGGGCGGCCTCCTTTTCTGGGTCGTTGTGCTCACCATGGCCGCCCTGTTCTACGCACTGGCGAGCGGCTCCTTGCCGGGCGGCTGGGACGTGCGGCCGTTTGCGTCGTCCGCGCCGCTGATATTTCTGGCCTTCTTTATAATGTCGGGCGTGCTCATATCAGTGGGCAGGGATGCGCCCGACCTGTTGTTCCGGCGCTATACGCGGCTGGTCTGGGGTGTCCTCTACGTGGGAGCGCTGTACCCGTTTGTCTTCCTGCTGGGTCAGACCGTCCGGCTGCCGTACGCGGATTCCTTTACCGGGGGTGATTGCCTGTTGTTCTTGTTCGGCCTGCTGTGGGTTGGTGATACGGCCGCCATGGCGGTCGGCTCGTGGTTTGGCCGACGTCGCCTGGCCCCGGGCGTGTCCCCGAACAAAACGATCGAGGGCTTTGTGGGCGGGCTGGCGGGGGCGCTGGCTATAGGCGTCATCATGGTCTTCTGGAAGTTCAGGGCCGTGGCATGGTACCATGTGCTTGTCGTGGCCGGCGGATGTTCGGTCCTGGGGCAACTGGGTGATCTCGTGGAGTCGGCCTGGAAACGTTCTCTCGGCATAAAGGATTCCTCTGCAATTATCCCCGGACATGGCGGCGTGCTGGACCGCTTCGATTCACTGTTGTTTGCCGCGCCGTTCATGTACTTCTACCTGAGAGCGTTCATCACGGGATGAAAATTCTCGACTGGTTCTTTGCCGCCCGCCCGCTGCTGCACGTGCCGGTCTGGTCGGTCTTTCTCGTCGGCCTGCACTATCACCATCAACTCTCCGGCGGCACGTTCCAACCCGTCGATCTGCTGCTGATGGTGTCCCTGAGTCTTCTCTTTGCGGCCGCGTTCTACGTTAACCAGGTCTTTGACCGGGAATCCGATCGGATCAACCGAAAGGGAGGCTTCCTGGAGAGCGGGCTGATTTCCGAGCGCGCCATGATGGCCTCGTATCCGCTTTTGTCGATCCTGGCGCTGGCCTCGACCCTGCTTCTCTCAGCGGTGACGCTGGTCATCTTCCTGCAGATCGTCGTACTTGCCCTCATATACTCCGCGCCGCCGGTAAGGCTGAAAGACAGGCCCGCGGGCGGCCTTTTTGCCAATGCCTACGCCCACGGATTTCTCGTGTCGCTGGCGGTCATGCCGGAGATGACGATGCACAACGCCGGCCTGCTCGGATGGGATAACCCGTTCTATTTTGCTCTTGCCGTCGGCGCCGTCTACATCCTCACGACCATTCCCGACGAGAAGGGTGACCGGCTGACCGGCAAACGGACCCTGGCCGTGATTTTCGGACGCACCGGCAGCCTCGTTGCGTCGTTGGTGCTGATGCTCGCCTCGGCATACGTTGCGCGGGAATCGGGTTTCTTTCTGCTCTTCAGCCTCTCGGCATTTGCGGCAGTGACAATTGTCGCGGCGCTGGTGTGGCGCACGCTGGCGGCGGTACGGCTGGCGGCCAAGCTCCCCCTGCTGCTGCTGACGGCTCTGGCCGGGTTCTGGTATCCCGGATACTTCGTGTTTATAGTTGCCCTGCTTGTCGGCACGCGGATATATTACAAAAAGCGGTTCGGTGTCGTATATCCGAAGGTGGCCTGAGGCGGCGCATGCGTGCAGGAATTGTCGGACTGTTGCTGGTGATTGTCGGCTGTACCCCCTTCCCCCGGTACGCCAAACACGCCTCGGTGACGCCGCGTGAGACGATCCCCTTTCGAGAATCGTATACGACCAACGACTACATCCGTCTCGGTCTCATCCTCCAGCGGTACCTCGGGAAACCCTACGTCGGAAAGTCGCGATATGAGGAGGGTCTGGACTGTTCGATGTTCGTCCGTGACGTCTTCCGCGAATTCAACAAAACCGATCTGCCGCGGACGGTCGAGGAGCAGTACGCCCAGGGCACGGAGGTGCCGCACAGCCGCATTACGTTCGGAGACCTGGTGTTCTTCCGCACCGAGCGGGGGCGGATATCACACGTCGGCGTGTACGTCGGCCACAACGACTTCATTCACGTGTCCAGCTCGAACGGCGTGATCATCAGCGGTCTCAGCGAGCAATACTGGGCGGAACGTTATGCCGGGGCGAAACGTATACTCAGCGATTCGCGACCGTGAACCGGCCGTCGGCTTTTCCGGTTACAGAGGACATGAGCAGATCCGAAAGCGAACTGAAACTCAAACTGAAAAACCTGCCCGCCCAACCCGGGATCTACCTGTTCAAGAACGCCCAGGGCAAGGTAATCTACATCGGAAAAGCAAAAAACCTGCGCAACCGGGTGCGCACGTACTTTCAGGCGTCCCGTCGGCTCGACGCCAAGACTGAGCGCCTGGTCTCCCAGGTGACGGATTTCGACCTGCTGGTGACAGACAACGAGATCGAGTCGCTTATTCTCGAAGCCAATCTCGTTCACGAGAACAAACCGCGCTACAATGTCGCTCTCAGGGACGACAAGCACTTCCCGTATATCAAGATTACCAGGGGACCCTTCCCGCGCGTGCTTATCGTCAGGCGGCTGCAAAAGGACGGCGCCACCTATTTCGGGCCGTACACGGCGGCCGGAAGTATGCGCAAGACCTACGAGCTTCTGACCCGCCTGTTCAAAATCCGAACCTGCAACCTCGTCCTGCCGCCGCCTGAAGGGAAGACGTACAAGGTGTGCCTCGACTACCATATCAACCGGTGCGGCGGGCCGTGTGTGAACCTGCAGTCGCAACAGGAGTACGGCGAACTGGTGAAGTCGGTGTCGATGGCGCTCTCCGGGCACACCAGGGAGCTTGTCAGCCGTCTGACGGAACGGATGCAGGCGGCCTCGGAAGAGCAGCAGTACGAGGAAGCCAGGGAACTGCGAGACCAGATTGACGCCATCGGATCAGTCATGGCATCTCAGCACGCCGACATCGGCGAGATACTGGATCGCGATATCATCGCCGTGGCTCGCCAGGACCGGATAGCCGTGGCCGTCGTGATGCAGATTCGCGAGGGGGTGCTGATCGGCAGGCAGGACTTCCAGCTGTCGGCCGAGAGCGAGGACAGCGACGAGACCATTCTCGAGAGCTTTTTCACGCAGTACTACAACCACCAGCCGAACCTGCCTGACGATATCTGCATTCCCCGCGAGTTGGCTTCGGCCGGGCTGATGCAGCGGTGGCTGGCAAAGTTGAAGGGGTCGAAGGTGAAGATCTTCACTCCCAAAATCGGCGCCAAGCAGAGGCTTGTCGATCTCGCCGCTGCCAACGCCCGCTTGCTTCTCGATGAACTGCTGATTCAGAAGCGCGCCTTGAACGAACGCACGAGCAAGATGGTTTCGACCCTGCAGGATGAGCTGGCTCTGACGTTTGCCCCACGGACCATGGTGTGCTTTGACATCTCCAACACCGGCGAAACGGATGCCGTGGGTTCCTGCGTGTTCTTTGAAAACGGCCGACCGAAGAAAAGCCGGTACCGGCATTTCAGGATCAAGGGTGTCGCGGGTCAGGACGATTTCAGCATGATGCGGGAAGTCATCGGTCGATATTTCCATCGCCTCAATGAAGAGAACATCGAGCCGCCCAGCCTGACAGTCGTTGACGGCGGCAAGGGGCAACTCTCCGCGGCGCTGGCCGAGCTTAAGTCGCTGGGCATGGCCAACCAGCCCGTCATCGCCCTGGCCAAGCGGCTCGAGGAGATATACCTGCCCGGTCGGTCGCAGCCCGTCACGGTCGCCAGGAGTTCCCCCGCGCTGATGCTTCTCAAGCGCATTCGCGATGAGGCCCACCGCTTTGCGATCACGTACAACCGCAAGGTGCGGCAGAAGCGCACGATCAAATCGGCCCTTGACGACATCCCGGGGATAGGCCGGGCTCGTCGGCAGGCTTTGCTGACGAAATTCGGATCCGTTGAAAGGATAAGAAAAGCTTCCATCGAAGACCTCACCGAACTTCGGGGTATCACCGAAAAACTCGCCCGGGAGATTCTCAGGGGCGTGGCCCGGTAACAGACGGGCGGCCGGTCGCGACCGCGCTGTGCTCGGACGTCGGGTACTCCGGATGTTGACTTTCTGTCCTCACGTTCAGACGACGCCGCGCCCGCCAATTAACCGTTGCCGAGAACCGCTGCGTTTGCCTATACTCCATTATGCTTGAGTCTCCGCAGGCCTATACCGTGACCGCCGTTACCCGGATGATCAAGAACAGCGTGGAAGAACAGTTCGCTGATATCTGGGTCGAAGGTGAGATTTCCAACTATCACCTGCACACCTCCGGCCACCGGTATATCAGCCTGAAGGATGAGAACGCCGTTCTCCGCGCTGTAATGTGGCGATCATACGGCGGGTACTTGAAGTTCGAACCCGAGGACGGCCAGAAGGTCCTCGCCTTTGGCAGCGTTACCGTCTATGAAAAGGGTGGCCAGTACCAGCTTGTCTGCCGCAAGCTTGTGCCGGTAGGCATCGGCCCGCTCGAGTTGGCCTTTCGGCAGTTGTACGACAAGCTCTCCCGGCAGGGTTTTTTCGACGAGGACAGAAAAAAGGAGATTCCGGAGTATCCGCAGAGAATCGGCATCGTCACCTCGCCGACCGGGGCGGCCATCCGCGACATCATCCAGATTGCCCGGCGTCGTAACAGTTCTGTCCAGCTTGTAATCTTTCCCGCGCAGGTCCAGGGGGAGGGCGCCGAGGAGACTATCGCGGCCGGTATCCGGTATTTCAACACGCGTGATGATATCGACGTTATCATCACCGGTCGCGGCGGCGGCTCGCTCGAAGATTTGTGGCCCTTCAACACCGAGACGGTCGTGCGTGCCATCGTCGACTCGATAATTCCGGTGGTATCGGCGGTGGGCCACGAGATTGACACTACCCTGTCGGATCTGGCCGCGGATCTTCGCGCCCCCACGCCGTCAGCGGCCGCCGAACTGGTGGTGTGGTCGCAGCGCGATTTCAGGCAGCAGGTGCGGTTGCTGGTGTCGGCTCAGGCACAGCATCTCAATTCGCTGGTGCGGCAGGCGCGGCAGGGCCTTCGATCCGCTCTCCGACGGCCCGTCTTCATTCGTCCGTCGGACATGATAGATCAGCGCCGCCAGTATCTTGACAACCTGTTTCGATTGCTCGTGGCGGCCGGAAAAAACCGCTTTGAGCAATCGAAAAGCAGGTTATCTTTACTGGCGGTCCGACTCGATGCTCTTTCACCGTTGAACATCCTGGCGCGGGGGTACTCGGTGACTCGAACACCCGATGATGGTGCCGTGATCAAGTCGAGCCGGGAACTTACGGCCGGGCAGAGGGTTGAGACGATACTGGCCCAGGGCCGTTTCATCTCCAGGGTAGAGGAACAGGATAGAGGAAAGCGCTGAAGCGTATGCCGGCAAAAAAGAAGTTCGAGGACTACGAATCGGCCCTGGCTCGATTGGAGGAGATCACCGAGACTCTCGAATCCGGCCAGGCGAAACTGGAAGAAGCAATCACGCTATATAATGAAGGACTGGAAATTGCCAGGTTCTGTGATCAAAAACTCGTCCAGGCAGAGAAGAAAATAAAGGTCATTTCCGATAAAGACGGACTGTTCGCCGAGGAGGACCTGGACGAGGAGAAGGAGACGCGGTGAAGTCCGTGGAGGCTGTCGACGGCCGGCTGTACCTTCAGAAGGCACGAAAGCTCGTTGACGAGTTGATTGAAAAGTACCTCCCGCCCGGCGATTCGGAACCGAAAGCCCTGCATGAAGCGATGCGGTACTCGGTGATGGCCGGTGGCAAGCGTATCCGCCCCATACTGTCGCTGGCCGCCTACGAATACTGCAACGGCGACCCCGACGCGGCCCCGGCGACGATCTATCCGGCGATGGCGGCTCTCGAGATGGTTCACACGTATTCGTTGATACACGATGACCTGCCGTGTATGGACGATGATGACCTGCGGCGGGGGAGGCCGACCTGCCACAGGAAATTCGGTGAGGCACTGGCCGTCCTGGCCGGTGATGCGCTGCACGTGGTCGCCTTTCGGCTGATGGCCCGCACCGGCTGCAACGAGGCCGTCATTGAGCTGGCCGATGCCGTGGGCACGTCCGGAATGCTGGGAGGTCAGGTTGCGGATATCGAAGCCGAGGGACGACCGGCCTCGCGTGATGAAGTGATCAGGATCCACACCCGTAAGACCGGTGCGCTTATGCGCGGAGCGGTGAGGATCGGGGCCTTGCTGGCCGGCGCCGAGCCTGCCACGCTGGCGCGGCTGACCGCTTATGGCGAAAAGATCGGACTGGCCTTTCAGATCATAGATGATATCCTGGATATCGAAGGAGATCGGGAAATTCTCGGAAAACAAGTCGGTTCCGATAGTAAAAAGCGTAAGGCTACTTACCCGGGAGCGGTCGGGCTCGAGACAGCCCGCCGGGAGGCGGCGGCGCTCGTGGACGCTGCCCTTGAAGCACTTAATGACCACGAGGACAACATTCTGAAGTATATTGCCCGCTTTATTGGGCAGAGGGAAAGCTGAACGGTTCAGCAGCGCGGTCCCATGGCGCATCTGGATAAGATCAACAACCCGCAGGACACGAAGAAACTCTCGATTGAACAGTTGGTCGAGCTGGCCGATGAGGTCAGGAACGAGATTATCTCGGTGGTTTCTCAGACCGGCGGGCATCTGGCCTCCAACCTGGGCACGGTCGAGTTGACGCTTGCCCTGTACTACGTTTTCGATTTGCCCCGCGACCGCGTGATCTGGGACGTCAGCCACCAGACCTATACGCACAAGCTGCTGACCGGCCGCCGCGACCGGTTCGGCACTCTTCGCAAGTATCACGGTCTGTCCGGCTATTGCAGCCGGGCCGAATCACAATACGATCACTTCGGCGCCGGCCATGCCTCAACGTCCATTTCTTCAGCCCTGGGATTCGCCGCGGCCAGAGACTTGCGGGGAGATGACCACAAGGTGATTGCGGTGATCGGCGATGGTGCCATGACCGGCGGACTGGCTTTCGAAGGTCTGAACAACGCCGGATCGCTCCGGAAGGACCTGCTTGTGGTCCTGAACGATAACACCTGGTCAATCTCAAAAAACGTCGGCTCCATCTCCAAGTATCTTACGGGCATAATGGCCGACGAGAAGTTCAACAAGCTTCGGCGCGAGGTATGGGAGTTGACCGGACGGTTCAAGCGACGGGACAAAATCCGCCAGACTATTCATCGGATCGAAGAGTCGATTAAGGGATTCCTGGTCCCCGGTATGCTCTTTGAGAAACTGGGCTTCCGGTACTTCGGCCCCATCGATGGCCACGACCTTCCACAACTGGTCAAGACGCTCAAGGACATCAAGAACATTACCGGTCCCATCATGCTTCACGTGGCCACCACCAAGGGCAAGGGGTTCTGCCCGGCCGAAGAGAATGCATACAAGTTTCACGGCATCGGCAAGTTTGACAAGGTTACGGGCCGGGCCGCGACAGCATCCGGCGCCCTCCCCGTTTACACCGATGTGTTTGGCGAGACTATGGTTGAGCTTGCGGCCGAGAACGAAAAAGTCGTGGCCGTCACGGCGGCAATGTCGTCCGGGACCGGTCTCGATGAGTTTGCCGAACAGTACCCCGACCGGTTTTTCGACGTCGGAATCGCCGAGGGACACGCGGCCTGTTTCGCCGCCGGGCTGGCGGCCGACGGGATGCGCCCGTACCTGGCGGTCTATTCGACGTTCATGCAGCGCGCCTACGATCAGGTTAT includes:
- the rpsB gene encoding 30S ribosomal protein S2, which produces MREFLEAGVHFGHQTRRWNPKMKPFIFAARNGIYIIDLQKTINALEMAKRKVQEVIQSGKSILLVGTKKQAKEVIHEQVGRFNCFFVTERWLGGMLTNFNTIKQSIKKLKDIERMQEDGTVEKFTKKERNRFENQAGKLRKILGGIKEMNYLPGLMIVVDARKEQIAVAEASKLGIPIIGIIDTNADPDPIDFPIAANDDAIKSIRVILRDLVDSALGAAGGLGEEMVQKAVAGGGTAPTNAPAAPRRQTDNEV
- the tsf gene encoding translation elongation factor Ts, with the protein product MEITAKMVKELRDKTGAGMMDCKKALGEAEGDSEKAIAVLREKGMARASTKQGRATSEGVIASYIHPGDKLGVMVEINCETDFVARTDQFRHFARDIAMHIAAASPLCVRREDLDPETVEREKEIYRHQAEGEGKPAKVLDKIVSGRLDKFYTEVVLLDQPYVKDNDKTVGGLVQETVGSLGENIVVKRFSRFRLGE
- the pyrH gene encoding UMP kinase; the encoded protein is MESDSSSAKYKRVLIKISGEALMGQRQFGIDSPTVETICHQIKEIRDLKIETGVVVGGGNIFRGLNASERGMDRVTADSMGMLATVMNSLAMMDTLEKMGIFTRVMSAVQMESFAEPYIRRRAIRHMEKGRLVILAAGTGNPYFSTDTAASLRAMEVSADLMIKATNVDGVYSADPKKVEDARFFPRLTYMDLVSKDLRVMDLTAVSLLKDHRIPVRVVNINIPSVLARVVKGEDVGTLIC
- the frr gene encoding ribosome recycling factor — its product is MLEKIYEETRTRMTKTVEAVARELGTVRTGKASPHLLDSVKVEAYGSTLPLMQLATISAPEPRLLVVQAFDKSTVGEIVKGIQKADLGLNPAAEGNAIRLVVPALNEERRMELAKHCKHIAEEGRVAIRNIRRDINDRVKNAQKEKQISEDQAADGHDEVQKLTNDFIEQIDQLLTRKEKEVMEV
- a CDS encoding CBS domain-containing protein — its product is MQVKDILRTKTREVVTTPPETSVRQAMELLLNNRVGCLPVVDDSGRLRGIISDKDIFKRAYKDPGSFQGASVGELMTTDLIVGVPDDEIGYIAGIMTNNRIRHIPIVERDRLVGLVSIGDVAKTQMDDIKTENRYLKQYLNGSYPG
- a CDS encoding isoprenyl transferase; its protein translation is MATKLTETDRLAAEIGCYPDRIPAHVAIIMDGNGRWAALRNKPRTFGHEMGVRAVKEVVRASSQIGVKFLTLYTFSVENWKRPKDEVAALMKLLCQTTVSELQELLDNDVKLITTGRINGLSQDERDIIQEAVRETSHNGGLVLNLALNYGGRTEILDAVRAIAYGVKAGAVDPQTIDEGLFSSFLYTAELPDPDLLIRTSGELRISNFLLWQTSYTELHIIDTLWPDFGRKELFEAIRDYQRRERRFGTVTEDGTVPGAGS
- a CDS encoding phosphatidate cytidylyltransferase, whose amino-acid sequence is MSRNLAVRISVALIAIPIILWFAYRGQWWLFGMVALLAAVAILEFLIREGQKPGGLLFWVVVLTMAALFYALASGSLPGGWDVRPFASSAPLIFLAFFIMSGVLISVGRDAPDLLFRRYTRLVWGVLYVGALYPFVFLLGQTVRLPYADSFTGGDCLLFLFGLLWVGDTAAMAVGSWFGRRRLAPGVSPNKTIEGFVGGLAGALAIGVIMVFWKFRAVAWYHVLVVAGGCSVLGQLGDLVESAWKRSLGIKDSSAIIPGHGGVLDRFDSLLFAAPFMYFYLRAFITG
- a CDS encoding UbiA family prenyltransferase, translating into MKILDWFFAARPLLHVPVWSVFLVGLHYHHQLSGGTFQPVDLLLMVSLSLLFAAAFYVNQVFDRESDRINRKGGFLESGLISERAMMASYPLLSILALASTLLLSAVTLVIFLQIVVLALIYSAPPVRLKDRPAGGLFANAYAHGFLVSLAVMPEMTMHNAGLLGWDNPFYFALAVGAVYILTTIPDEKGDRLTGKRTLAVIFGRTGSLVASLVLMLASAYVARESGFFLLFSLSAFAAVTIVAALVWRTLAAVRLAAKLPLLLLTALAGFWYPGYFVFIVALLVGTRIYYKKRFGVVYPKVA
- a CDS encoding NlpC/P60 family protein, which encodes MRAGIVGLLLVIVGCTPFPRYAKHASVTPRETIPFRESYTTNDYIRLGLILQRYLGKPYVGKSRYEEGLDCSMFVRDVFREFNKTDLPRTVEEQYAQGTEVPHSRITFGDLVFFRTERGRISHVGVYVGHNDFIHVSSSNGVIISGLSEQYWAERYAGAKRILSDSRP
- the uvrC gene encoding excinuclease ABC subunit UvrC, with translation MSRSESELKLKLKNLPAQPGIYLFKNAQGKVIYIGKAKNLRNRVRTYFQASRRLDAKTERLVSQVTDFDLLVTDNEIESLILEANLVHENKPRYNVALRDDKHFPYIKITRGPFPRVLIVRRLQKDGATYFGPYTAAGSMRKTYELLTRLFKIRTCNLVLPPPEGKTYKVCLDYHINRCGGPCVNLQSQQEYGELVKSVSMALSGHTRELVSRLTERMQAASEEQQYEEARELRDQIDAIGSVMASQHADIGEILDRDIIAVARQDRIAVAVVMQIREGVLIGRQDFQLSAESEDSDETILESFFTQYYNHQPNLPDDICIPRELASAGLMQRWLAKLKGSKVKIFTPKIGAKQRLVDLAAANARLLLDELLIQKRALNERTSKMVSTLQDELALTFAPRTMVCFDISNTGETDAVGSCVFFENGRPKKSRYRHFRIKGVAGQDDFSMMREVIGRYFHRLNEENIEPPSLTVVDGGKGQLSAALAELKSLGMANQPVIALAKRLEEIYLPGRSQPVTVARSSPALMLLKRIRDEAHRFAITYNRKVRQKRTIKSALDDIPGIGRARRQALLTKFGSVERIRKASIEDLTELRGITEKLAREILRGVAR